One window of the Burkholderia sp. FERM BP-3421 genome contains the following:
- the purF gene encoding amidophosphoribosyltransferase yields the protein MCGIVGVISQSPVNQLIYDSLLLLQHRGQDAAGIATVDGSNFHMHKANGMVRDVFRTRNMRSLPGTLGIGQVRYPTAGSATSEAEAQPFYVNAPFGIVLAHNGNLTNWQQLKDEMFRIDRRHINTNSDSEVLLNVLAHELQLATSGLELDPDALFKAVSGVHRRVRGSYAIVSLIAGYGLLAFRDAYGIRPLCIGKQETAHGTEWIIASESVAVEGIGFEFVRDVQPGEAVFIDRDGNFHSRQCAEAPSLNPCMFEYVYLARPDSCLDGVPVYNVRLRMGDYLAEKIRRELPNVPIDVVMPIPDSSRPAAMQVAAKLGVEYREGFFKNRYVGRTFIMPGQAVRKKSVRQKLNAMSIEFKDKHVLIVDDSIVRGTTSHEIVQMARDAGAKSVIFASAAPPVKFPNVYGIDMPTRGELVAHGRSDEEVAKIIGADYLIYQDVGDLRRAVRDINPALDHFEASCFDGDYITGDITPEYLDMIERARLTPASQADRDANGDTVRSQMNLQLSVE from the coding sequence ATGTGCGGCATCGTAGGCGTTATCTCTCAATCCCCGGTCAATCAGCTGATCTATGACAGCCTGCTGCTGCTGCAGCATCGCGGTCAGGACGCGGCGGGCATCGCGACCGTGGACGGCAGCAACTTCCACATGCACAAGGCGAACGGCATGGTGCGCGACGTGTTCCGCACGCGCAACATGCGCAGTCTGCCGGGCACCCTGGGTATCGGCCAGGTGCGTTATCCGACGGCCGGGTCGGCGACGAGCGAAGCCGAGGCGCAACCGTTCTACGTGAACGCGCCGTTCGGCATCGTGCTCGCGCACAACGGCAATCTCACCAATTGGCAGCAGTTGAAGGACGAAATGTTCCGGATCGACCGCCGCCACATCAACACCAATTCCGACAGCGAAGTGCTGCTCAACGTGCTCGCGCACGAGCTGCAGCTCGCCACCTCGGGCCTCGAGCTCGATCCGGACGCGCTGTTCAAGGCGGTGTCGGGCGTGCATCGCCGGGTGCGCGGCTCGTATGCGATCGTGTCGCTGATCGCCGGCTACGGGCTGCTCGCGTTCCGCGACGCCTATGGCATCCGTCCGCTGTGCATCGGCAAGCAGGAAACCGCGCACGGCACCGAGTGGATCATCGCGTCGGAATCGGTCGCGGTCGAGGGCATCGGTTTCGAATTCGTGCGCGACGTGCAGCCGGGCGAGGCGGTCTTCATCGACCGGGACGGCAACTTCCACAGCCGCCAGTGCGCCGAGGCGCCGAGCCTGAATCCGTGCATGTTCGAATACGTGTACCTCGCGCGGCCGGATTCGTGCCTCGACGGCGTGCCCGTCTACAACGTGCGCCTGCGCATGGGCGACTACCTGGCCGAGAAGATCAGGCGCGAGCTGCCGAACGTGCCGATCGACGTCGTGATGCCGATTCCCGACTCGTCGCGGCCGGCCGCGATGCAGGTCGCCGCGAAGCTCGGCGTCGAGTATCGCGAGGGCTTCTTCAAGAACCGCTACGTCGGCCGCACTTTCATCATGCCGGGCCAGGCGGTGCGCAAGAAGTCGGTGCGCCAGAAGCTCAACGCGATGAGCATCGAGTTCAAGGACAAGCATGTGCTGATCGTCGACGATTCGATCGTGCGCGGCACCACCTCGCACGAGATCGTGCAGATGGCGCGCGACGCGGGCGCGAAGTCGGTGATCTTCGCGTCGGCCGCGCCGCCCGTGAAATTCCCGAACGTCTACGGGATCGACATGCCGACGCGCGGCGAGCTGGTCGCGCACGGCCGCAGCGACGAAGAGGTCGCGAAGATCATCGGCGCGGACTACCTGATCTACCAGGACGTCGGCGATCTGCGCCGCGCGGTGCGCGACATCAACCCGGCGCTCGACCATTTCGAGGCGTCGTGCTTCGACGGCGACTACATCACCGGCGACATCACGCCCGAGTACCTCGACATGATCGAGCGCGCGCGCCTCACGCCCGCGTCGCAGGCCGACCGCGACGCCAACGGCGACACGGTCCGCTCGCAAATGAACCTCCAGCTGTCGGTGGAGTGA
- a CDS encoding O-succinylhomoserine sulfhydrylase, whose amino-acid sequence MDDSLNFDTLAVRAGTLRSEFNEHSEALYLTSSFCFSSAADAAERFKNSEDYYTYSRFTNPTVTMFQDRLAALEGGEACIATASGMAAILSVVMAALQAGDHIVSSRSLFGSTLGMFSQIFSRFGIETTFVDPTDLDAWRAAVQPQTKLFFLETPSNPLTELADIEAIGAIAKGANALFVVDNCFCSPVLQQPLKLGADVVMHSATKFLDGQGRVLGGALVGSRAFIMEKVFPFVRSAGPTLSAFNAWVLLKGMETLSLRVERQSASALELARWLEQHPAVKRVFYPGLESHPQYALAQRQQKAGGAIFSFELKGDTPDAQRANAWRVIDGTRIVSITGNLGDTRTTITHPATTTHSRVTPEARAAAGISDGLIRLSVGLEHLDDLRRDLARGLDA is encoded by the coding sequence ATGGACGATTCACTGAATTTCGACACGCTGGCCGTGCGCGCCGGCACGCTGCGCAGCGAATTCAACGAGCACTCGGAAGCGCTGTACCTTACGTCGAGCTTCTGTTTCTCGAGCGCGGCCGACGCGGCCGAGCGCTTCAAGAATTCCGAGGACTATTACACCTACTCGCGTTTCACGAACCCGACCGTCACGATGTTCCAGGATCGTCTCGCGGCGCTCGAGGGCGGCGAGGCGTGCATCGCGACCGCGTCCGGGATGGCCGCGATCCTGTCGGTGGTGATGGCCGCGCTGCAGGCGGGCGATCACATCGTCAGCTCGCGCAGCCTGTTCGGCTCGACGCTCGGGATGTTCTCGCAGATTTTCAGCCGCTTCGGCATCGAGACGACCTTCGTCGATCCGACCGACCTCGACGCGTGGCGCGCCGCGGTGCAGCCGCAGACCAAGCTGTTCTTCCTCGAGACGCCGTCCAATCCGCTCACCGAACTGGCCGACATCGAGGCGATCGGCGCGATCGCGAAGGGCGCGAACGCGCTGTTCGTGGTCGACAATTGTTTCTGCAGCCCGGTGCTGCAACAGCCGCTCAAGCTCGGCGCGGACGTCGTGATGCATTCGGCGACCAAGTTCCTCGACGGCCAGGGCCGCGTGCTCGGCGGCGCGCTGGTCGGCTCGCGCGCGTTCATCATGGAGAAGGTGTTCCCATTCGTGCGCAGCGCAGGGCCGACCTTGTCGGCGTTCAACGCCTGGGTGCTGCTCAAGGGCATGGAGACGCTGTCGCTGCGCGTCGAGCGTCAATCGGCGAGCGCGCTCGAACTGGCGCGCTGGCTCGAACAGCATCCGGCCGTCAAGCGGGTGTTCTATCCGGGCCTCGAATCGCATCCGCAGTACGCGCTCGCGCAGCGTCAGCAGAAGGCGGGGGGCGCGATCTTCTCGTTCGAACTCAAGGGCGACACGCCCGACGCACAGCGCGCGAACGCGTGGCGCGTGATCGACGGCACGCGGATCGTGTCGATCACCGGCAATCTCGGCGATACGCGCACGACCATCACCCATCCCGCCACCACGACTCACAGCCGCGTGACGCCCGAAGCGCGCGCGGCGGCGGGGATCAGCGACGGGCTGATCCGGCTCTCGGTCGGCCTCGAGCACCTGGACGACCTGCGCCGCGACCTCGCGCGCGGGCTCGACGCCTGA
- the gmd gene encoding GDP-mannose 4,6-dehydratase yields the protein MTHARKAIITGVSGQDGAYLTQLLLDKGYAVTGTYRRTSSVNFWRIAELGVAEHPRLTLVEHDLTDPGSSLRLLEAAQADELYNLAAQSFVGVSFDQPRTTADVTGLGTLNLLEAIRVVSPRTRFYQASTSEMFGKVQAIPQTERTAFYPRSPYGIAKLFAHWTTVNYRESYGLFGCSGILFNHESPLRGREFVTRKITDTVAKIRLGQAQVLELGNLDAKRDWGYAREYVEGMWRMLQAETPDTYVLATQRTETVRDFVGMAFAAAGYQLEWTGSGERERGLDVATGRVLVTVNPKFYRPAEVDLLIGCADKARDQLGWQPDTTLEQLCRMMVDADLARNQRHESY from the coding sequence ATGACCCACGCGCGCAAAGCGATCATCACCGGAGTATCGGGACAGGATGGCGCCTATCTGACGCAACTGCTGCTCGACAAGGGTTACGCGGTGACCGGCACCTATCGCCGCACGAGTTCCGTGAACTTCTGGCGCATCGCCGAGCTGGGCGTCGCCGAGCATCCGCGCCTCACGCTGGTCGAGCACGACCTCACCGACCCCGGTTCGAGCCTGCGCCTGCTCGAAGCCGCGCAGGCCGACGAGTTGTACAACCTCGCCGCGCAGAGCTTCGTCGGTGTCTCGTTCGATCAACCCAGGACCACCGCCGACGTCACCGGCCTCGGCACGCTGAACCTGCTCGAGGCGATCCGGGTGGTGAGTCCGCGCACGCGCTTCTACCAGGCATCCACTTCGGAAATGTTCGGCAAGGTCCAGGCGATTCCGCAGACCGAGCGGACCGCGTTCTATCCACGCAGTCCTTACGGAATCGCCAAGCTGTTCGCACACTGGACCACGGTCAACTATCGCGAGTCATACGGCCTGTTCGGTTGCAGCGGCATTCTGTTCAACCACGAATCGCCGCTGCGCGGCCGCGAATTCGTCACCCGCAAGATCACCGACACCGTCGCGAAGATCCGTCTTGGTCAGGCCCAGGTGCTTGAACTCGGCAATCTCGATGCCAAGCGAGACTGGGGTTACGCGCGCGAATACGTCGAAGGCATGTGGCGCATGCTGCAGGCGGAGACGCCCGACACCTACGTGCTCGCCACGCAGCGCACCGAGACCGTGCGGGATTTCGTGGGAATGGCGTTCGCGGCGGCCGGCTACCAGCTCGAATGGACTGGCAGCGGGGAGCGCGAACGCGGCCTCGACGTGGCGACGGGGCGCGTGCTGGTCACCGTGAATCCGAAGTTCTACCGGCCGGCCGAGGTGGACCTGCTGATCGGCTGCGCGGACAAGGCGCGCGACCAGCTCGGCTGGCAGCCGGACACCACGCTCGAACAGCTGTGCCGGATGATGGTCGACGCGGATCTGGCCCGGAACCAGCGCCATGAATCGTATTGA
- the folC gene encoding bifunctional tetrahydrofolate synthase/dihydrofolate synthase, with protein sequence MSTFPTLDAWLSHLESAHPVGIDMGLTRIGQVKDALKLAFDCPVITVGGTNGKGSTCAFLETILTRAGYRVGCHTSPHLLDFNERARLNGQIVADADLLPHFEAVEAARTSLPEPVSLTYFEFTTLAIMHLFASRGLDAVILEVGLGGRLDAVNIIDADCAIVTSIDLDHVEYLGDTREKIAFEKAGIFRAGKPAICGDPAVPATLVEHAAAIGADLWLVGRDFRYETQAGSERQQWSYLGREKRYPALAYPALRGANQLINASAALAALEALRDRLPVSAQDIRLGLANVELPGRFQVLPGKPAIVLDVAHNPHAAAVLAQNLGNMGFFPYTYAVFGAMHDKDIAGVLKQLKGEIDHWCVTDLPLPRAASSAALEAALREVGVEDGPDAGVTRCASPADAFRDALKRASDNDRIVVFGSFHTVAGVMAYRKSQQH encoded by the coding sequence ATGAGCACTTTTCCCACCCTCGACGCGTGGCTTTCCCATCTCGAAAGCGCGCATCCCGTCGGCATCGACATGGGCCTGACCCGCATCGGCCAGGTCAAGGACGCACTGAAGCTCGCGTTCGACTGCCCGGTCATCACGGTCGGCGGCACCAACGGCAAGGGTTCGACCTGCGCGTTCCTCGAGACGATCCTGACGCGGGCCGGCTATCGGGTCGGCTGCCACACCTCGCCGCACCTGCTCGATTTCAACGAGCGCGCGCGCCTGAACGGGCAGATCGTCGCCGACGCCGACCTGCTGCCGCATTTCGAGGCGGTCGAGGCCGCGCGCACGAGCCTGCCGGAGCCGGTGTCGCTGACCTATTTCGAGTTCACGACGCTGGCGATCATGCATCTGTTCGCGTCGCGCGGGCTCGATGCGGTGATCCTCGAGGTCGGCCTCGGCGGCCGGCTCGACGCGGTCAACATCATCGACGCCGATTGCGCGATCGTCACGAGCATCGATCTCGACCACGTCGAATACCTGGGCGACACGCGCGAGAAGATCGCCTTCGAGAAGGCCGGCATCTTCCGCGCGGGCAAGCCCGCGATCTGCGGCGATCCGGCCGTGCCGGCGACGCTCGTCGAGCACGCGGCGGCGATCGGCGCGGACCTGTGGCTCGTCGGGCGCGACTTCCGCTACGAGACGCAGGCGGGCAGCGAACGTCAGCAGTGGAGCTACCTGGGCCGCGAGAAGCGCTATCCGGCGCTTGCCTATCCGGCGCTGCGCGGCGCGAACCAGCTGATCAACGCGTCGGCCGCGCTGGCGGCGCTCGAGGCGCTGCGCGACCGGCTGCCGGTGTCGGCGCAGGACATCCGGCTCGGCCTCGCGAACGTCGAGCTGCCCGGCCGCTTCCAGGTGCTCCCGGGCAAGCCGGCCATCGTGCTCGACGTCGCGCACAATCCGCACGCCGCCGCCGTGCTCGCGCAGAATCTCGGCAACATGGGCTTCTTCCCGTACACCTACGCGGTGTTCGGCGCGATGCACGACAAGGACATCGCGGGCGTGCTCAAGCAGCTGAAAGGGGAGATCGACCACTGGTGCGTGACCGATCTGCCGCTGCCGCGCGCGGCCTCGTCCGCCGCGCTGGAGGCGGCGCTGCGCGAGGTGGGCGTCGAGGATGGACCCGATGCGGGCGTGACGCGCTGCGCGAGTCCCGCCGATGCGTTTCGCGATGCGCTAAAAAGGGCGTCCGACAATGATAGAATCGTGGTTTTCGGTAGCTTCCACACGGTAGCCGGCGTGATGGCCTATCGTAAATCGCAGCAACACTGA
- a CDS encoding SPOR domain-containing protein encodes MGIFSFGKKDDDAPARRGSRTGGSSRNVRTERVERRPRRTEQRPDADAFLLDPTLPEKQRARRRLVGAIALVVAAVIVLPMVLDSHPKPVTDDIAIEIPNRPAHQATAASDDDAADVQAGVAHDEPPASDATATAPAQATRTQAAVAPAQTQANKPAVAANKPAAVANVAPPPAKPAAADQAPVTAAAGDGDASSPASPPGARFAVQLGAFPDDATARAWATKLKAAGVPAYVEHRKQTDGRTSALLRAGPFADRAAASAAIAKVRDAGLTQ; translated from the coding sequence ATGGGCATTTTCTCGTTCGGCAAAAAAGATGACGACGCGCCGGCTCGGCGCGGCTCGCGAACCGGTGGTTCTTCCCGGAACGTTCGCACTGAACGCGTGGAGCGGCGGCCTCGCCGCACCGAACAGCGCCCCGATGCGGACGCTTTTCTCCTCGATCCGACCCTTCCTGAAAAACAACGTGCGCGCCGGCGTCTCGTCGGCGCGATCGCGCTCGTGGTCGCGGCGGTGATCGTGCTGCCGATGGTGCTCGATTCCCATCCGAAGCCCGTGACCGACGACATCGCGATCGAGATCCCGAACCGGCCCGCGCATCAGGCGACCGCCGCGAGCGACGACGACGCGGCCGACGTGCAGGCGGGCGTCGCGCACGACGAGCCGCCCGCGTCGGATGCCACGGCCACCGCGCCCGCGCAGGCCACGCGCACCCAGGCGGCCGTCGCGCCGGCGCAGACGCAGGCGAACAAGCCGGCTGTCGCGGCGAACAAGCCGGCCGCCGTCGCGAACGTCGCGCCGCCGCCCGCGAAGCCGGCGGCCGCGGACCAGGCGCCCGTCACGGCCGCCGCGGGCGACGGCGACGCGTCGTCGCCGGCCTCGCCGCCGGGCGCGCGCTTCGCGGTGCAGCTGGGCGCATTCCCCGACGACGCGACGGCGCGCGCCTGGGCGACCAAATTGAAGGCGGCGGGCGTGCCGGCCTATGTCGAACATCGCAAGCAGACCGACGGGCGGACTTCCGCGCTGTTGCGGGCCGGACCGTTCGCCGATCGCGCCGCGGCGTCCGCCGCGATCGCCAAGGTGCGTGACGCGGGCCTGACCCAGTAA
- the accD gene encoding acetyl-CoA carboxylase, carboxyltransferase subunit beta, translating to MSWLDKLLPPKIKQTDPKSRKGIPEGLWVKCPSCEAVLYRNDVEANQHVCPKCDHHMRIGARERLDALLDPEGRYEIGQEILPVDTLKFKDSRKYPDRLKEAMDDTGETDAMVVMGGAIHTLPVVAACFEFSFMGGSMGSVVGERFARGAQNALEQQVPFICFTASGGARMQESLLSLMQMAKTTAMLTKLAEAKLPFISVLTDPTMGGVSASFAFLGDVVIAEPKALIGFAGPRVIEQTVREKLPEGFQRAEFLLTTGAIDMIVDRRKLRDEIAQLLALLQRQPADALA from the coding sequence ATGAGCTGGCTCGACAAACTGTTGCCGCCGAAGATCAAGCAGACCGACCCGAAGAGCCGCAAGGGCATTCCCGAAGGGCTGTGGGTCAAGTGCCCGTCCTGCGAGGCGGTGCTGTATCGCAACGACGTGGAGGCGAATCAGCATGTGTGCCCGAAGTGCGACCACCACATGCGGATCGGCGCGCGCGAGCGCCTCGACGCGCTGCTCGATCCGGAAGGGCGCTATGAGATCGGCCAGGAGATCCTGCCGGTCGACACGCTGAAGTTCAAGGACAGCCGCAAGTATCCGGATCGTCTGAAGGAAGCGATGGACGACACCGGCGAGACCGACGCGATGGTCGTGATGGGCGGCGCGATCCACACGCTGCCGGTGGTGGCCGCGTGCTTCGAGTTTTCGTTCATGGGCGGCTCGATGGGTTCGGTGGTCGGCGAGCGCTTCGCGCGCGGCGCGCAGAACGCGCTCGAGCAGCAGGTGCCGTTCATCTGCTTCACGGCGTCGGGCGGCGCGCGCATGCAGGAAAGCCTGCTGTCGCTGATGCAGATGGCGAAGACGACCGCGATGCTGACCAAGCTGGCCGAGGCCAAGCTGCCGTTCATCTCGGTGCTGACCGATCCGACCATGGGCGGCGTGTCGGCGAGCTTCGCGTTCCTCGGCGACGTGGTGATCGCCGAGCCGAAGGCGCTGATCGGCTTCGCGGGCCCGCGCGTGATCGAGCAGACCGTGCGCGAGAAGCTGCCGGAAGGCTTCCAGCGCGCCGAATTCCTGCTGACCACGGGCGCGATCGACATGATCGTCGACCGCCGCAAGCTGCGCGACGAGATCGCCCAGCTGCTGGCGCTGCTCCAGCGCCAGCCGGCCGACGCGCTGGCCTGA
- a CDS encoding acyltransferase family protein produces the protein MPSSPLPLAPPARQSGRITQLDGLRAFAVLAVFCQHALKAPLWIGVDLFFVLSGFLITGILLDRKARGLPYFGHFYARRARRILPPYLLLLAVSSLLFGVDWLAHWPWYAFFSTNIGLSLGSIGHDSLNVLWSLAVEEQFYLFWPFVVLACSPRALARVAVGLVIAAPLLRAAATPWFASYWPIYYLTPFRMDLLAAGALLALAQRHDRQLLARFYRPAFALACVALALLAGLHLAYPRFRAANTPLSNATLYSVSLLLCTSLVVIALRGRGLVQRVLTQPALVYLGAVSYTVYLIHLSVLYVVWTLPLNRYLSAALALGITLGYASLSWHAFERRLTRGAPPASLPDAAGTRA, from the coding sequence ATGCCCAGCAGCCCCTTGCCTCTCGCCCCGCCCGCCCGGCAATCCGGCCGCATCACGCAACTCGACGGCCTGCGCGCGTTCGCGGTGCTCGCGGTGTTCTGCCAGCATGCGCTGAAAGCGCCGCTGTGGATCGGCGTCGACCTGTTCTTCGTCCTCAGCGGCTTCCTGATCACCGGCATCCTGCTCGATCGCAAGGCGCGCGGGCTCCCGTACTTCGGCCACTTCTACGCGCGCCGCGCGCGGCGGATCCTGCCGCCCTATCTGCTGCTGCTCGCGGTGTCGTCGCTGCTGTTCGGCGTCGACTGGCTCGCGCACTGGCCGTGGTACGCGTTCTTCTCGACCAACATCGGCCTGTCGCTCGGCAGCATCGGTCACGACAGCCTCAACGTGCTGTGGTCGCTCGCGGTCGAGGAACAGTTCTATCTGTTCTGGCCGTTCGTCGTGCTCGCCTGCTCGCCGCGCGCGCTCGCACGGGTCGCCGTCGGGCTCGTCATCGCCGCGCCGCTGCTGCGCGCCGCGGCGACGCCCTGGTTCGCTTCGTACTGGCCGATCTACTACCTGACGCCGTTCCGCATGGACCTGCTCGCGGCCGGCGCGCTGCTCGCGCTCGCGCAACGGCACGACCGGCAGTTGCTCGCGCGGTTCTACCGTCCCGCGTTCGCGCTCGCCTGCGTCGCGCTCGCGCTGCTTGCAGGGCTGCACCTCGCCTATCCGCGCTTTCGCGCGGCCAACACGCCACTGTCGAATGCGACGCTGTACAGCGTGTCGCTGCTGCTGTGCACCTCGCTCGTCGTGATCGCGCTGCGCGGCCGCGGGCTCGTGCAACGCGTGCTGACGCAGCCGGCGCTCGTCTATCTCGGCGCCGTCAGCTACACGGTCTACCTGATTCACCTGAGCGTGCTGTACGTGGTCTGGACGCTGCCGCTGAACCGCTACCTGAGCGCAGCGCTCGCGCTGGGCATCACACTCGGCTACGCGAGCCTGAGCTGGCACGCCTTCGAGCGCCGCCTCACGCGCGGCGCGCCGCCTGCCTCCCTGCCGGACGCCGCCGGCACGCGCGCCTGA
- a CDS encoding CvpA family protein — MLTAFDYAVLAVIGLSALRGAWRGFVSEVFGLIGWIAAFFIACRFVGLVVPYIPANWPGGALTQWVIAFALLVIGVVLVAGVANALLSRIAQASGLGGVDRSLGMMFGLVRGVLLVLLLVAAAGLTELPKQDFWRDALLRPFAEQGVRELKPLLPDGLAAYIHL; from the coding sequence ATGCTGACTGCGTTCGACTATGCCGTCCTGGCGGTGATTGGCCTGTCCGCGCTGCGCGGCGCGTGGCGGGGTTTCGTTTCGGAAGTATTCGGGCTGATCGGCTGGATCGCGGCTTTTTTTATCGCATGCCGCTTTGTCGGCCTCGTGGTGCCCTATATTCCAGCTAACTGGCCGGGCGGCGCGTTGACCCAGTGGGTGATCGCCTTTGCGCTGCTCGTGATCGGCGTGGTGCTGGTGGCGGGCGTGGCCAATGCGCTGCTGTCGCGGATCGCGCAGGCGAGCGGCCTGGGCGGCGTCGACCGCTCGCTCGGCATGATGTTCGGCCTCGTGCGCGGCGTGCTGCTGGTGCTGCTGCTGGTCGCGGCGGCGGGCCTGACCGAATTGCCGAAACAGGATTTCTGGCGCGACGCGCTGTTGCGTCCCTTCGCCGAACAGGGTGTGCGCGAGCTGAAGCCGCTGCTGCCCGACGGACTGGCCGCGTACATACATCTGTAA
- the trpA gene encoding tryptophan synthase subunit alpha encodes MSRIQNTFAALAAQGRKGLIPFITAGDPDPAKTVDFMHALAAGGADVIELGVPFSDPMADGPVIQRASERALARGVTLRSVLDDVRRFRERNDTTPVVLMGYANPIERMGVAAFADAAKAAGVDGVLVVDYPPEEADVFAATLREAGIDPIFLLAPTSTDARIAEVGKIASGYVYYVSLKGVTGAGNLDVSSIAGKIPAIKSRVPVPVGVGFGIRDAATARAVAEVSDAVVIGSRLVQLLEETAPEGAVAALQAFAAELRAALDGAARTTA; translated from the coding sequence ATGTCCCGTATCCAGAACACTTTTGCAGCACTCGCAGCACAGGGCCGGAAGGGCTTGATCCCGTTCATCACCGCCGGCGACCCCGATCCCGCGAAAACCGTCGATTTCATGCACGCGCTCGCCGCAGGCGGCGCCGACGTCATCGAGCTCGGCGTGCCGTTCTCCGATCCGATGGCGGACGGCCCCGTGATCCAGCGCGCCTCGGAGCGCGCGCTCGCGCGCGGCGTCACGCTGCGCAGCGTGCTCGACGACGTGCGCCGGTTCCGCGAGCGCAACGACACGACCCCGGTCGTGCTGATGGGCTATGCGAACCCGATCGAACGGATGGGCGTCGCGGCGTTCGCCGACGCGGCCAAGGCGGCCGGCGTCGACGGCGTGCTGGTGGTCGACTATCCGCCCGAGGAAGCCGATGTCTTCGCCGCCACGCTGCGCGAGGCAGGTATCGACCCGATTTTCCTGCTGGCGCCGACGTCGACCGACGCGCGCATCGCGGAAGTGGGCAAGATCGCGAGCGGCTACGTGTATTACGTGTCGCTGAAAGGGGTGACCGGCGCCGGAAATCTGGATGTTTCGAGCATTGCGGGTAAAATCCCGGCCATCAAGTCGCGCGTGCCGGTTCCGGTGGGCGTCGGCTTCGGCATCCGGGACGCCGCCACGGCGCGCGCGGTGGCCGAAGTGTCGGACGCCGTCGTGATCGGCAGCCGCCTCGTGCAATTGCTCGAGGAGACCGCGCCGGAAGGCGCCGTCGCCGCGCTGCAGGCGTTTGCCGCCGAGCTGCGCGCGGCGCTCGACGGCGCGGCCCGCACCACGGCGTGA
- a CDS encoding NAD-dependent epimerase/dehydratase family protein has protein sequence MNRIEGGARRALVTGLAGFTGRHLAARLEAAGYAVWGMVAPGSTHLDDPLLHRHPHRFADLLDLDALQAAVADAQPEVVVHLAACAHVAHSDPRALYLVNVVGTRNLLAALASLATRPRAVLLASSANVYGNTRRDRLDESTPPQPANDYAVSKLAMEYAARLWSDALPIVIARPFNYTGVGQSDAYLLPKLVAHYARGDARITLGNLDVSRDFSDVGDVADAYVRLIEHASASAGQLFNVCSERAYSLKEVLAMLARIAGYVIDVRVDPALVRDNEVRQLVGSRAKLRELIGPQPLTPLETTLRRMYDARRDAPR, from the coding sequence ATGAATCGTATTGAGGGCGGCGCGCGCCGCGCGCTCGTGACCGGCCTCGCCGGCTTCACGGGCCGCCATCTCGCCGCGCGCCTCGAAGCGGCCGGCTACGCGGTGTGGGGCATGGTCGCGCCCGGCAGCACGCATCTGGACGATCCGCTGTTGCACCGCCATCCGCACCGCTTCGCCGACCTGCTCGATCTCGACGCGCTGCAGGCCGCGGTGGCGGACGCGCAGCCGGAGGTCGTGGTGCATCTGGCCGCGTGCGCGCACGTCGCGCACAGCGACCCGCGCGCGCTCTATCTCGTCAACGTGGTCGGCACGCGCAACCTGCTCGCCGCGCTCGCGAGCCTCGCCACGCGCCCGCGCGCGGTGCTGCTCGCGAGCAGCGCGAACGTCTACGGCAATACGCGGCGGGACCGGCTCGATGAAAGTACGCCGCCCCAACCGGCCAACGATTACGCGGTCAGCAAGCTCGCGATGGAATACGCGGCGCGCCTCTGGAGCGACGCACTGCCGATCGTGATCGCGCGCCCGTTCAACTACACCGGCGTCGGCCAGAGCGATGCGTACCTGCTGCCCAAGCTCGTCGCGCACTACGCGCGCGGCGACGCCCGCATCACGCTCGGCAATCTGGACGTGAGCCGCGACTTCTCCGATGTCGGCGACGTCGCCGATGCCTATGTGCGGCTCATCGAGCATGCGAGCGCCAGCGCCGGACAGCTGTTCAACGTCTGTTCGGAGCGCGCGTATTCGCTGAAGGAGGTGCTGGCGATGCTCGCGCGGATCGCCGGCTACGTGATCGACGTGCGGGTCGACCCGGCGCTCGTGCGCGACAACGAGGTCAGGCAGCTGGTGGGGTCGCGCGCGAAACTGCGCGAGCTGATCGGCCCACAGCCGCTCACGCCGCTCGAAACCACGCTGCGCCGCATGTACGACGCGCGGCGCGACGCGCCTCGTTAG